A single Calypte anna isolate BGI_N300 chromosome 24, bCalAnn1_v1.p, whole genome shotgun sequence DNA region contains:
- the TTC36 gene encoding tetratricopeptide repeat protein 36, producing MATANDRAVLQTIFNPSTPFGDIPRLDEEEDAQEEVEIFGTEVLEQVRDLELQGISAAESGDVSRALERFSEAICLLPERASGYNNRAQALRLQGDVAGALQDLDTAIRLSQGRGCAARQSLVQRGLIHRLQGHEEEARWDFERAARLGSAFARRQLVLLNPYAALCNQMLCEMLGRLCNPGNIQSE from the exons ATGGCCACTGCCAACGACAGGGCTGTCCTGCAGACCATATTCAACCCCAGCACACCCTTTGGGGACATCCCCAGGCtggatgaggaggaggatgccCAGGAGGAAG tGGAAATCTTCGGGacagaggtgctggagcaggtccgggacctggagctgcagggtaTCTCTGCTGCTGAGTCAGGAGATGTGAGCAGAGCGTTGGAGCGGTTCAGCGAGGCCATCTGCCTGCTGCCCGAGCGTGCCTCAGGCTACAACAACCGGGCCCAGGCCCTGCGCCTGCAGGGGGATGTGGCAG GTGCCCTGCAGGACCTGGACACAGCCATCCGCCTGAGCCAGGGCCGCGGCTGTGCTGCCAGACAGAGCCTGGTGCAGCGGGGCCTGATCCACCGGCTGCAGGGACACGAGGAGGAGGCACGGTGGGACTTCGAGCGGGCTGCACGCCTGGGCAGTGCCTTTGCCCGGCGCCAGCTGGTACTGCTCAACCCCTATGCTGCCCTTTGCAACCAGATGCTCTGTGAGATGCTGGGGAGGCTGTGCAACCCTGGCAACATTCAGAGTGAGTGA
- the TMEM25 gene encoding transmembrane protein 25: MYQDRPCAACRALCGGAQAQSRTAGLAGRGSDAPDKILRDLINQEAEGAGFLLVLSLLVQTSIIHMGQNWCVRANTSQFLLGATQNPGLANHSVRNLLGNFSISADNSIGVTSASLLLPGLLDARVELPLLGIAVGAALALGALLSLGSCAVCLVWGQAKTLPSTGSSLHSHCSRCSGSHPPQPWGMHPLRQTRSLPPDLHLGDLMLEAEASPKGVGAGARGEESALLELQNSLVLNKLGFVQLPTSGCIYKVPSVSSDEIWL; the protein is encoded by the exons ATGTATCAGGACCGCCCCTGCGCCGCATGCAGGGCCCTTTGTGGTGGGGCCCAGGCGCAGAGCCGCACTGCGGGTTTGGCTGGACGCGGCAGCGATGCTCCAG ATAAGATCCTACGGGATCTTATCAACCAGGAGGCAGAAGGTGCTGGTTTCCTCCTGGTGCTCTCTCTACTGGTGCAAACCAGCATCATCCACATGGGCCAGAACTGGTGTGTGAGGGCCAACACCTCCCAGTTCCTACTGGGTGCCACACAAAACCCAGGGCTGGCCAACCACTCAGTCCGCAACCTCCTGGGTAACTTCTCCATCAGTGCTGACAACAGCATCGGGGTcacctctgcctccctcctgctcccag GCCTGCTGGATGCCCGTGTGGAGCTGCCTCTCCTGGGTATTGCTGTTGGAGCAGCCCTGGCCCTGGGTGCCCTACTCAGCCTGGGCTCCTGTGCTGTCTGCCTAGTGTGGGGCCAGGCCAAGACATTGCCCAGCACGGGGAGCAGCCTGCACAGCCACTGCTCCCGTTGCAGTGGCTCCCACCCACCGCAGCCCTGGGGCATGCATCCGCTCCGCCAGACCCGGTCCCTGCCTCCTGACCTGCACCTTGGGGACCTCATGTTGGAAGCTGAAG CTTCCCCCAAGGGGGTGGGAGCTGGTGCCAGGGGAGAAGAGAGTgccctgctggagctgcagaactCCCTGGTCCTCAACAAACTCG GTTTTGTCCAGCTCCCCACATCTGGGTGCATCTACAAAGTGCCCAGTGTGAGCAGTGATGAGATCTGGCTGTGA
- the IFT46 gene encoding intraflagellar transport protein 46 homolog isoform X1: MATRGRRGGMAERRALETRVVENQPYDESLELPEAEEAGGAAGRPDGGISPGRPRRSRRPELPGAGGGGADRSSDEEASGGKKEVAARSAPATALSEEEDDDDSEEEDSSETDSEDDSEEHGAALEGDFNLADYDYLPVTSEIKELFEYIKRYTPKTIEIESKLQPFIPEFIPAVGDIDAFLKVPRPDGKPDNLGLLVLDEPSTKQSDPTVLSLWLTENSKQHNITQQIKVKCLENAEKNPKAIEDWIESISELHRCKPPATVHYTRPMPDIESLMQEWSSEFEELLGKVGLPTAEMNCNLAEYINMICAILDIPVYKGQIQPLHVLFSLYSEFKNSQHFKPLADRKKGGSSPSNPPLQTADTEVLTFT; encoded by the exons ATGGCGACGAGGGGGCGTCGTGGCGGCATGGCGGAGCGCCGGGCGCTCGAG ACACGTGTGGTAGAGAACCAGCCGTACGACGAGAGCCTGGAGCTGCCAGAGGCCGAGGAGGCGGGCGGCGCGGCGGGGAGACCGGACGGGGGCATCTCTCCAGGCCGCCCCCGGAGGTCCCGCCGGCCggagctgcctggggctggcggcggcggggccgatCGTAGTAGCGACGAGGAGGCCAGCGGCGGCAAG AAGGAGGTGGCGGCCCGCTCGGCCCCCGCGACTGCCCTCAGCGAGGAGGAGGACGACGATGACTCGGAAGAGGAAGATTCATCCGAGACCGACTCGGAGGATGACTCGGAGGAGCACGGGGCTGCACTGGAGGG TGACTTCAATCTAGCAGATTACGACTACCTGCCAGTGACTTCAGAAATCAAAGAACTCTTTGAGTACATCAAGAG gtacaCTCCCAAAACAATAGAGATTGAGTCGAAACTTCAGCCTTTTATTCCAGAATTTATTCCTGCTGTTGGAGACATTGACGCGTTCCTAAAG GTTCCTCGTCCTGATGGCAAGCCAGATAACCTGGGCCTGTTGGTCCTGGATGAGCCATCAACCAAACAGTCAGACCCCACTGTGCTCTCCCTTTGGCTGACAGAGAACTCCAAGCAGCACAACATCACC CAGCAGATCAAAGTGAAGTGTTTGGAGAATGCAGAGAAGAACCCCAAAGCCATCGAGGACTGGATTGAGAGTATCAGTGAGCTGCACCGCTGCAAACCTCCTGCCACAGTCCATTACACCAG GCCAATGCCTGACATCGAGAGCCTGATGCAGGAATGGTCATCTGAATTTGAGGAGCTCTTGGGAAAG GTGGGCCTCCCGACGGCGGAGATGAACTGCAACCTGGCTGAGTACATCAACATGATATGTG CCATCCTGGACATCCCTGTGTACAAGGGCCAGATCCAGCCCCTGCACGTCCTCTTCTCCCTCTACTCAGAGTTCAAGAACTCACAG CATTTCAAGCCATTGGCTGACAGGAAGAAGGGCGGAAGCTCACCCTCCAACCCACCATTGCAAACAGCAGACACGGAAGTGTTAACCTTCACTTGA
- the IFT46 gene encoding intraflagellar transport protein 46 homolog isoform X2 — protein sequence MATRGRRGGMAERRALETRVVENQPYDESLELPEAEEAGGAAGRPDGGISPGRPRRSRRPELPGAGGGGADRSSDEEASGGKKEVAARSAPATALSEEEDDDDSEEEDSSETDSEDDSEEHGAALEGDFNLADYDYLPVTSEIKELFEYIKRYTPKTIEIESKLQPFIPEFIPAVGDIDAFLKVPRPDGKPDNLGLLVLDEPSTKQSDPTVLSLWLTENSKQHNITQIKVKCLENAEKNPKAIEDWIESISELHRCKPPATVHYTRPMPDIESLMQEWSSEFEELLGKVGLPTAEMNCNLAEYINMICAILDIPVYKGQIQPLHVLFSLYSEFKNSQHFKPLADRKKGGSSPSNPPLQTADTEVLTFT from the exons ATGGCGACGAGGGGGCGTCGTGGCGGCATGGCGGAGCGCCGGGCGCTCGAG ACACGTGTGGTAGAGAACCAGCCGTACGACGAGAGCCTGGAGCTGCCAGAGGCCGAGGAGGCGGGCGGCGCGGCGGGGAGACCGGACGGGGGCATCTCTCCAGGCCGCCCCCGGAGGTCCCGCCGGCCggagctgcctggggctggcggcggcggggccgatCGTAGTAGCGACGAGGAGGCCAGCGGCGGCAAG AAGGAGGTGGCGGCCCGCTCGGCCCCCGCGACTGCCCTCAGCGAGGAGGAGGACGACGATGACTCGGAAGAGGAAGATTCATCCGAGACCGACTCGGAGGATGACTCGGAGGAGCACGGGGCTGCACTGGAGGG TGACTTCAATCTAGCAGATTACGACTACCTGCCAGTGACTTCAGAAATCAAAGAACTCTTTGAGTACATCAAGAG gtacaCTCCCAAAACAATAGAGATTGAGTCGAAACTTCAGCCTTTTATTCCAGAATTTATTCCTGCTGTTGGAGACATTGACGCGTTCCTAAAG GTTCCTCGTCCTGATGGCAAGCCAGATAACCTGGGCCTGTTGGTCCTGGATGAGCCATCAACCAAACAGTCAGACCCCACTGTGCTCTCCCTTTGGCTGACAGAGAACTCCAAGCAGCACAACATCACC CAGATCAAAGTGAAGTGTTTGGAGAATGCAGAGAAGAACCCCAAAGCCATCGAGGACTGGATTGAGAGTATCAGTGAGCTGCACCGCTGCAAACCTCCTGCCACAGTCCATTACACCAG GCCAATGCCTGACATCGAGAGCCTGATGCAGGAATGGTCATCTGAATTTGAGGAGCTCTTGGGAAAG GTGGGCCTCCCGACGGCGGAGATGAACTGCAACCTGGCTGAGTACATCAACATGATATGTG CCATCCTGGACATCCCTGTGTACAAGGGCCAGATCCAGCCCCTGCACGTCCTCTTCTCCCTCTACTCAGAGTTCAAGAACTCACAG CATTTCAAGCCATTGGCTGACAGGAAGAAGGGCGGAAGCTCACCCTCCAACCCACCATTGCAAACAGCAGACACGGAAGTGTTAACCTTCACTTGA
- the ARCN1 gene encoding coatomer subunit delta: MVLLAAAVCTKAGKAIVSRQFVEMTRTRIEGLLAAFPKLMNTGKQHTFVETESVRYVYQPMEKLYMVLITTKNSNILEDLETLRLFSRVIPEYCRALEENEISEHCFDLIFAFDEIVALGYRENVNLAQIRTFTEMDSHEEKVFRAVRETQEREAKAEMRRKAKELQQARRDAERQGKKAPGFGGFGSSAVSGGTTAAMITETIIETEKPKVAPAPARPSGPSKALKLGAKGKEVDNFVDKLKSEGENIMASVGKRSTEAAKVLAPPVNMESVHMKIEEKISLTCGRDGGLQNMELHGIIMLHISDDKFARIRLHVENEDKRGVQLQTHPNVDKKLFTAESQIGLKNPEKSFPINSDVGVLKWRLQTTEESFIPLTINCWPSESGNNCDVNIEYELQEECLELNDVVITIPLPSGVGAPVIGEIDGEYRHDSRRNLLEWCLPVIDAKNKSGSLEFSIAGQPNDFFPVQVSFVSKKNYCNIQVTKVTQVDGNSPVRFSIETTFLVDKYEIL, from the exons ATG GTGCTATTGGCAGCAGCTGTCTGCACGAAGGCAGGGAAGGCCATTGTCTCCCGGCAGTTTGTGGAGATGACCCGGACCCGGATCGAGGGGCTGCTGGCGGCCTTCCCAAAGCTGATGAACACAGGGAAGCAGCACACGTTCGTGGAGACGGAGAGTGTGCGGTATGTCTACCAGCCAATGGAGAAGCTCTACATGGTGCTGATCACCACCAAGAATAGCAACATCCTGGAAGACCTAGAAACACTCCGACTCTTTTCCAGAGTG ATCCCTGAATACTGTCGAGCGTTGGAGGAGAATGAGATCTCTGAGCACTGCTTCGACctgatttttgcctttgatGAAATCGTTGCCCTGGGCTACCGTGAGAATGTAAATTTGGCACAAATCCGGACATTCACTGAGATGGACTCACATGAGGAGAAGGTGTTCCGAGCAGTCCGAGAG ACTCAGGAGCGCGAGGCCAAAGCCGAGATGCGCCGTAAAGCGAAGGAGTTACAGCAAGCTAGGAGGGATGCGGAGAGGCAAGGCAAGAAGGCCCCCGGGTTTGGTGGCTTTGGTAGCTCAGCCGTCTCGGGGGGCACAACAGCGGCCATGATCACAGAGACCATCATTGAAACTGAGAAGCCCAAGGTGGCGCCAGCGCCTGCCAG GCCTTCAGGTCCCAGTAAAGCCTTGAAGCTTGGCGCTAAGGGAAAGGAGGTGGACAACTTTGTGGACAAGCTGAAATCAGAAGGAGAGAACATCATGGCTTCTGTAGGCAAGCGCTCCACAGAAGCAGCCAAAGTCCTTGCTCCTCCTGTTAACATGGAGAG TGTGCACATGAAAATAGAGGAGAAAATTTCCTTGACTTGCGGCCGTGATGGGGGGCTGCAGAACATGGAGTTGCACGGCATCATCATGCTGCACATTTCTGATGACAAATTTGCACGGATTCGCCTGCATGTAGAAAATGAAGACAAGAGGGGAGTGCAGCTACAG ACTCACCCCAACGTGGACAAAAAGCTCTTCACTGCAGAGTCACAGATCGGTCTGAAGAACCCAGAAAAGTCATTCCCTATCAATAGCGACGTGGGCGTGCTGAAGTGGAGGTTGCAGACAACGGAGGAGTCCTTCATTCCATTGACAA TTAACTGCTGGCCATCAGAAAGTGGGAACAATTGTGATGTCAACATCGAATATGAGTTGCAGGAGGAGTGCCTAGAGCTGAACGACGTCGTCATCACCATCCCCTTGCC GTCTGGTGTGGGTGCCCCAGTGATTGGGGAGATCGATGGTGAGTATCGCCATGACAGCCGGAGAAACCTCCTTGAGTGGTGCCTGCCAGTGATAGATGCCAAAAACAAGAGCGGCAGCCTGGAGTTCAGCATAGCGGGGCAGCCCAACGACTTCTTCCCTGTGCAGGTCTCCTTTGTctccaaaaaaaattattgcaacaTACAG GTTACCAAAGTGACCCAGGTAGACGGGAACAGCCCTGTGAGGTTTTCTATTGAAACCACCTTCCTGGTGGACAAGTACGAAATCCTGTAA